One Triticum dicoccoides isolate Atlit2015 ecotype Zavitan chromosome 4B, WEW_v2.0, whole genome shotgun sequence genomic window carries:
- the LOC119296193 gene encoding tubby-like F-box protein 6 has product MSFRSLIQDMKDEFGNISRHGLRSSRSHRAAAGAGAPRGASVGLGLADALEGTCWAQLPPELLREVLVRIEDSQGCWPSRRDVVACAGVCRAWRGIMKEVVRVPEASAKLTFPISLKQPGPKDGTLKCFIRRNRTTQTYYLYIGLTEALADDGKFLLAARKCRKPTYIDYLIYLDMGDMSKGSSTYIGKLRSNFLGTKFTVYDAHPPYDGAVVSKSRSARVIGLNQVSPRVPAGNYPVSHISYELNVLGSRGPRRMNCVMSSIPASAVEEGGKAPTQTEFPLGNLDSFPSIPFFRSKSARIDSAPTQAQDEEKLVLKNKSPRWHEQLQCWCLNFRGRVTVASVKNFQLVASDENGAAGQEHDKVILQFGKIGKDLFTMDYRYPISAFQSFAICLSSFDTKIACE; this is encoded by the exons ATGTCTTTCCGGAGCCTAATTCAGGACATGAAGGACGAGTTCGGCAATATCTCGCGCCACGGTCTGCGCTCCTCCCGctcgcaccgcgccgccgccggggCCGGGGCCCCGCGGGGGGCCTCCGTCGGGCTGGGGTTGGCAGACGCGCTGGAAGGGACCTGCTGGGcgcagctgcctccggagctcctgCGGGAGGTGCTGGTCAGGATCGAGGACTCCCAGGGCTGCTGGCCCTCCCGCCGGGACGTGGTGGCATGCGCCGGCGTCTGCCGGGCATGGAGgggcatcatgaaggaggtcgtgcgCGTCCCGGAGGCGTCCGCCAAGCTCACCTTCCCTATCTCGCTCAAGCAG CCTGGCCCAAAGGATGGCACTCTCAAATGTTTCATAAGAAGAAACCGGACTACTCAGACGTATTATCTGTATATTGGACTCACAGAAG CACTGGCTGATGATGGGAAGTTCTTGCTTGCTGCACGCAAATGCAGAAAGCCTACATACATTGACTACCTAATTTATCTTGATATGGGTGATATGTCAAAGGGAAGCAGCACCTATATTGGCAAGCTAAG GTCGAACTTTCTGGGAACAAAGTTTACCGTCTATGATGCTCATCCACCGTATGATGGAGCTGTCGTCTCAAAAAGCCGGTCTGCTCGTGTGATTGGTTTGAACCAGGTCTCCCCAAGAGTTCCTGCTGGCAATTATCCAGTTTCACACATTTCTTATGAGTTGAATGTTTTGGGCTCCAG AGGTCCAAGAAGGATGAACTGTGTTATGAGTTCTATCCCTGCATCAGCAGTTGAAGAGGGAGGCAAAGCTCCAACACAAACTGAATTTCCTCTTGGTAACCTCGACTCCTTCCCGTCGATTCCATTCTTCAGATCAAAATCCGCTCGGATAGACAGTGCACCCACTCAGGCTCAGGACGAAGAGAAGCTGGTGCTGAAGAACAAGTCTCCTCGGTGGCATGAGCAGCTGCAATGTTGGTGCCTCAATTTCCGTGGGCGGGTGACGGTTGCGTCAGTTAAGAACTTTCAGCTGGTGGCTTCAGATGAGAATGGAGCAGCTGGTCAGGAGCATGACAAGGTGATTCTGCAGTTTGGAAAGATAGGCAAAGACTTGTTCACCATGGACTACCGCTACCCGATATCAGCATTTCAATCATTTGCAATATGTCTGAGCAGTTTTGATACCAAAATTGCTTGTGAATGA